CTCTCTGCTCGGCCGACAGGGTGGAGGCCTCACCCTGCTTGGGACCTGGTGGGGTTGGGGGTTCTGGTGGGAAAATGTTCCCCCATCACTTTTCCTAGTTTTATGTTTCTTGGAAAAATATCACTTTGTATTCTCTATCCAGGGCTTCAGATATTTTGCACGAATTTTAAAACATGGCAATAAATGGCTCGTGGGCTCTGGCTCCCTGggacccctccccttctcttcacCCTCGCTGCTTGGTCGAAAGGAATTATCAGGCCCACCTGGGGCCCCTTGGCTTCCCGCCCTCTCCTGCCGGGCAGGTCCCAGGCTGGAGGTCCTAGGCGTGACTCAAGTCAGGGCTTGTAGATGGGACCCAGGGGTTTGGGTGGCCCCTCCCCAATCCCTTCCTCTCTGCTTGGGTTCTTTTTCACATtaacttcccccccccttttctttttcttcttttttttaaagcacaaactTATGTAATGGGTCGTGCTCATGTCTGTTAATAAAGAAATCCAGATCCCTTCGGGCCTGCTGCTCTGGGCCTCCAGGGGTTGATCTGGCGTGGGCGCCGGCCCTCATGACCCGCTTCCCAACTCCTGTCACCTCCGAGGCTACAGGGGGCGCACCTCTCTATTACCCTGAGATACCAAAAGCAGGCTAGATGGAAAATGAACATCCCGCCCCTGAAAAACAACCTTTGGTTTCCGAAGGCCAATTTATCTGTACACACACTAGGCCAGCACTCAGGCTCCTTCCCTAAGGTCCGACATGCCTGGTCACTAGCACCTTGGGCTTAAAGCAGCTAGTGTTCCCCTCCGCTTGTACCAAAGCAGATCACACACCTTTATTATCCTCAAAATGTAACAAACGGGGTAAGAAatcccaccctccccccacccctccctgcagTCCAAGGGAAGCGTTTAAAAAGCCCCGCAGTCAGGCTAGGAGTTCGCCCGTGGGGCCCGGGACGCCGGGCGCCCCTTTATACGGCTGTAGTCCTCCCGAACAAGGGGATGGAGACGGGCAGGCGCCAAGCTCCGTGCTCCAGGGGCTCCCGGCTGCTGAGCTCTGAGTCGGTCCAGCTGGGGAAGACCCGGCGGCTGCGATCAGCCTGCAGacagagggcagggcagggggcgGCGGGCCGCGGGGCGCTGGGAAGATGCAGCGCCGAAGTATAGCCCCGGTCCAGGAAGAGAGGCTTGTAACTCGGAGGCGGCTGCTCCTGCTTCTCCGCGCTGTCGCGGCGGCTCAGAAAGGGCGTGACGATCTTGCGGTAGAGGCCGCGAGTGTCCGTGAGCACCTCGCTGTAGGGCGGCGGCGGCTCGGCCATCAGCACCGCCTCCTCGTAGCACGGCGGCTTAGACATGTCCGATTCCGCTGCGGAACGGGAAGCGGGCTGTGAGGATGAAGCCGCCGGCCCAGCCTCCCGCAGAAGCCTCgcccagccaccaccaccccagcccgCTTCTCCCGGTGCATCGGCAGGGAGCGCTCGCCTGCCTAAGCGCGGCCTTACCTTGGCGCGGGTAGCTCCAGGGCCGAGGCGGCACGGAGAGGTGCGGTGGCGGTGGGTGCGGCAGTGCGTGATGGTGTGGGTGCGGGTGCGCGTGCGGCTGCGCGGGCCCGTGGTGCAGTAGCGGGTGCACGTGCACGTGCGAGTGCGCGTGCACAGGCGCCTCCAGACGGCTGCggtgtggtggtggcggcggcgccaGGCCCGGAGGACTTCCAGCTAGGCTGCCCTCAAGCTCGAggggctccagctccagggcacgcAGGTTCTGCTCCCTCAGTCGCTCCTCCTGGCGCCGTTTGAGGCGGCGGCGCAGGAAGCTGCAGAAGCAGCAGAGCAGGACGATGAGACCCCAGATGAGCCAGAAGCCGGCGAAGCACGTGAGGAACGTGTAGGTGCCCTGGGACATCACCATGGCTGCGGCGCAAGAGGCAGGTCCTCGGCAGCTTTACTGGACGCTGGGTTCCTCGGCGTGGCCCCGGGGCCGCGCCACGCTCCCAGGTGCCGCCAGCGTCACTTGGGGACCTGCGGCCGGGGGCTGCCTGCGGCGGGGCTCAATGGGCGCGCATGCCGGCGGAGGGCAACTTTGGTTCCCGCTCCTTTCCATGGCGCCGGCCGGCGCGGGCCTGCTTCACCCGGGGCCGCGAGCGACCTGTGGGGCAGACACAGGGCTCAGCGAGGCTCGCCGGGATCCTGGGTGACTCCCGGACTGCACCCGCGTCCCGCGCAGGGCCGGGGATGCCTCCTCGGTGGGAACCCCCGCACTCCCCGGGGGCCGGGTGACGTCACCGAGGGATGACGTCACGCCCGAGGTTCCCCTGATAGGGTTTCCCCGAATCGAGACCCGGCCACCGCGTGCCGACACGACCCAAGACCGGCCAGCAGGGGGCGCGCGGAGTCCGCCCGCAACCCCAGCCAGGGTCCAGCTTCGAGGTGGTTTCCGAGGCTGTGAACACTAGGGCACTAGGGTAGTCTCGGCGCGGTTATTTGGGGTGGAGAAAAGGACAGTCCACCAACTGGAGGTCCACTAGCAGCTCGCCTGGCACCCAGCTTCTGCCCTTCACTGCTTCCAAATATTAGCCACGCCTGTAAGAGACTGGCGAGCGGCTGCCACTGCATGCCACCGGCCCGGCTTTGTCTGCTCCCGATGCGGTGTGCTGGGCGTGGGCCAGGCGCTCTTTCCTTCCTCTAGGCGCCTCTGCCAGCCGGATTCCAGCCCCAACTTGACTTCCCTCACCACCTACTCATGCGCAAACCCCACGTGGCTACATCTTTCTTACTTCCAGCCCTTCCACCAATTCCTTTCCCTCTTTGCAGAGGGGTGGAAAATTAGATGAGATTTATCTTTCGGATCCACCTCCTATTGCAGCAGGGGGCTGAGGACATCTCTGCATCGGGAGAGAATTCAGGAGCCCCGACTGCTTAGTTAAGGCCAGCAAGCAACCGACGGGTCACCATCCCCAGGGCCCTTTTCCAATGCCTTCTACCAGGAGCGGGTAACGAATTATTTCTAACTCACAGCTGAGAACTGGAAGAGCAGTTAACTGCACAGATGGCAGTGCTAATTTGAACCTAGGCCTAGCAGCAAAGCCCTGGCCTGAGCTCGTGGGAAGTATGGTTTTCCAGGAGCTCTAAGGAACTGCTTGCCCTTGGCACACCAACCTTCACTCAGCTTTGGTGCCCACAATCAGCTTAAGACCCAGGCTGAAAGGATGCCAGGCCTTGGCCACCCCATCTTCCCCAGATGGCTTCTGTCTGACTCTGGCTGCCTTCAGCCATGTGTCACTCGGTGCCCATGCCAGTCCTATCCTCCTGGGCCTGCGTTCCAGAGCAGACAAGGGTACGAACAATAGCTCTGCCCGCCCCCTCGACAACCCCACCATGAGGCTGCCATGGTGACGCAGCCCAGATAAAAACACGATGCTGCCAGTCACCGGCAGTTAATTAAATCCGTTGTTCTCCTTTCCTTGAGCCCTCAGGAACAGGAATGTTCtgaggaaacagacactagctggAGGTTTCAGCCAAAAGGGCAAAAACAGTCCCGGGTCAGAAAAGGTATTTCCGTGGTTGGAGGTAATGGTGGTTGCTAAATTAGAAGTCTTTGTCAAgagcctggggggtggggtggggggggaggggactgCAACTACGAAGACAGCTTGAGCCCAAAAGACTGGCCACCATGGACAACATGG
This sequence is a window from Peromyscus eremicus chromosome 5, PerEre_H2_v1, whole genome shotgun sequence. Protein-coding genes within it:
- the Prr7 gene encoding proline-rich protein 7, yielding MVMSQGTYTFLTCFAGFWLIWGLIVLLCCFCSFLRRRLKRRQEERLREQNLRALELEPLELEGSLAGSPPGLAPPPPPHRSRLEAPVHAHSHVHVHPLLHHGPAQPHAHPHPHHHALPHPPPPHLSVPPRPWSYPRQAESDMSKPPCYEEAVLMAEPPPPYSEVLTDTRGLYRKIVTPFLSRRDSAEKQEQPPPSYKPLFLDRGYTSALHLPSAPRPAAPCPALCLQADRSRRVFPSWTDSELSSREPLEHGAWRLPVSIPLFGRTTAV